The following proteins come from a genomic window of Geomonas sp. RF6:
- a CDS encoding glycogen/starch/alpha-glucan phosphorylase produces MTDEEFGVNDQLDKVMVIIKSFLEHLEYTLGKDKYSATKYDSFNALAYAVRDHLVERWLDTQQAYYNLDNKRVYYLSMEFLMGRTLGNALINLGIMDDFREALSSLGHDFDEILGQEQDAGLGNGGLGRLAACFIDSLATMGFPAYGYGIRYEYGIFRQNIVDGAQVEIPDNWLRYRNPWELDRQEHLHTVKFYGRVITTINKNGKLVREWIDTEDVMAMAYDTPIPGYDTHNVNTLRLWSAKSSREFDLKFFNEGNYIRAVEKKMQTETISKVLYPADNVIEGKELRFKQEYFLASATIHDVIYRFKKKHKDMSLLPEKAAIQLNDTHPTLAIPELMRVLLDIEDLEWEDAWEITRKTFAYTNHTILPEALEQWPVWFFEQILPRHLQIIYEINERFIKEVRSRFPDDPARLARMSIVEEHWERKIRMAHLAIVGSHSVNGVAKLHTEILKNDLFRDFYEMYPERFNNKTNGITQRRWLKMANPLLSQLITDYIGDGWTKDLYKLDRLRDFSTDAAFVERWQQVKRSNKEGLAAYILKHNGVTVDPDSLFDCQVKRIHEYKRQLLNVLHIITLYNRLKENPSLDIVPRTFIFGGKAAPAYFIAKLVIRLINGVAAVVNKDPDVADRLKVVFLSNYSVSLAEKIFPASDLSEQISTAGTEASGTGNMKFALNGALTIGTLDGANIEIMEEVGRDNIFIFGLTADEVSDLKRRGYNPRDYYNANPELKKTLDLISSGFFSPGAPDLFRPIIESLLNQGDNYMLLADYASYVACHQEVAQVFRDQAEWARRAILNTAGMGLFSSDRTIDEYAREIWGIKPVDVRPVVDRQQRR; encoded by the coding sequence ATGAGGAATTCGGCGTTAATGACCAGCTGGACAAGGTGATGGTCATCATCAAGTCCTTCCTGGAACACTTGGAGTATACCCTCGGGAAGGACAAGTACTCCGCGACGAAGTACGACAGCTTTAACGCCCTCGCCTACGCGGTCCGCGACCACCTGGTGGAGCGCTGGCTCGACACGCAGCAGGCTTACTATAACCTCGACAACAAGAGGGTGTACTATCTCTCCATGGAGTTCCTCATGGGGCGCACCCTGGGTAACGCCCTCATCAACCTCGGGATCATGGATGACTTTCGCGAAGCCCTCTCCTCCCTTGGCCACGATTTCGACGAGATTCTGGGACAGGAGCAGGACGCAGGGCTCGGCAACGGTGGCCTGGGGCGACTTGCCGCCTGCTTCATCGACTCCCTCGCCACCATGGGCTTTCCCGCCTACGGCTACGGCATCCGCTACGAGTACGGGATCTTCCGACAGAACATAGTCGACGGCGCCCAGGTGGAGATACCGGACAACTGGCTGCGCTACCGCAACCCCTGGGAGCTCGACCGCCAGGAGCACCTGCACACCGTAAAGTTCTACGGGCGCGTCATCACCACCATAAACAAGAACGGGAAGCTCGTGCGCGAGTGGATCGACACCGAAGACGTCATGGCCATGGCGTACGACACGCCGATTCCCGGATACGACACCCACAACGTGAACACGCTCCGGCTCTGGAGCGCGAAGTCGAGCCGCGAGTTCGACCTCAAGTTCTTCAACGAGGGGAACTACATCCGTGCCGTGGAAAAGAAGATGCAGACGGAGACGATCTCCAAGGTCCTCTACCCCGCGGACAACGTCATCGAGGGGAAGGAGCTGCGCTTCAAGCAGGAGTACTTCCTCGCCTCCGCCACGATCCACGACGTGATCTACCGCTTCAAGAAGAAGCACAAGGATATGAGCCTTCTGCCGGAGAAGGCGGCGATCCAGCTGAACGACACCCACCCTACCCTGGCGATCCCGGAGCTCATGCGCGTCCTTCTCGACATCGAGGATCTGGAGTGGGAGGATGCCTGGGAGATCACCAGGAAGACCTTCGCCTACACCAACCACACCATCCTGCCGGAAGCGCTGGAGCAGTGGCCGGTATGGTTCTTCGAGCAGATCCTGCCGCGCCACCTGCAGATCATCTACGAGATCAACGAGCGCTTCATCAAGGAAGTCCGTTCCCGCTTCCCGGACGACCCGGCGCGCCTAGCGCGCATGTCGATCGTGGAGGAGCACTGGGAGCGGAAGATCAGGATGGCGCACCTCGCCATCGTGGGGAGCCACTCGGTGAACGGCGTCGCGAAGCTGCACACGGAGATCCTGAAAAACGACCTCTTCAGGGACTTCTACGAGATGTACCCGGAGCGCTTCAACAACAAGACAAACGGCATCACCCAGCGGCGCTGGCTGAAGATGGCGAACCCCCTCCTGTCGCAGCTTATTACCGACTACATCGGCGACGGCTGGACAAAGGACCTGTACAAGCTCGACAGACTGAGGGACTTCTCCACCGATGCCGCGTTTGTGGAGCGCTGGCAGCAGGTGAAAAGGAGCAACAAGGAGGGTCTTGCCGCCTACATCCTGAAGCACAACGGCGTCACCGTCGACCCCGACTCCCTCTTCGACTGCCAGGTAAAGAGGATCCACGAGTACAAGAGGCAGCTTTTGAACGTGCTGCACATCATCACGCTGTACAACCGCCTGAAGGAGAACCCGTCGCTCGACATCGTGCCGCGCACCTTCATCTTCGGCGGGAAGGCGGCGCCCGCCTATTTCATAGCGAAGCTGGTGATCCGCCTCATAAACGGCGTCGCCGCCGTGGTGAACAAGGACCCGGACGTGGCGGACCGCCTGAAGGTAGTCTTCCTCTCCAACTACAGCGTCTCGCTGGCGGAGAAGATCTTCCCCGCCTCCGACCTCTCCGAGCAGATCTCCACCGCCGGGACCGAAGCCTCCGGCACCGGAAACATGAAGTTCGCCCTGAACGGCGCCCTCACCATCGGGACGCTCGACGGCGCGAACATCGAGATCATGGAGGAGGTCGGCCGCGACAACATCTTCATCTTCGGCCTCACCGCCGACGAGGTCAGCGACCTGAAACGGCGCGGCTACAACCCGCGCGACTACTACAACGCCAACCCGGAGCTCAAGAAGACGCTCGATCTCATCTCCTCGGGATTCTTCTCCCCCGGCGCCCCCGATCTCTTTCGTCCCATCATCGAATCGCTGCTGAACCAGGGTGACAACTACATGCTCCTCGCAGACTACGCCTCCTACGTCGCCTGCCATCAGGAGGTGGCGCAGGTCTTCCGCGACCAGGCGGAGTGGGCACGGCGCGCCATCCTCAACACGGCAGGGATGGGGCTCTTTTCCAGCGACCGCACCATCGACGAGTACGCCAGAGAGATATGGGGGATCAAGCCGGTGGATGTGCGACCAGTGGTCGACCGGCAACAGAGGCGCTGA
- a CDS encoding replication-associated recombination protein A, translating to MTDLFSAQSAQAAPLAERMRPRTISEYLGQTHLLGEGRLLRRLIETDRLTSLIFWGPPGSGKTTLARIIANATESHFIFFSAIMSGIKEIREVVKEAQDTLRYHGRRTILFVDEIHRFNKSQQDAFLPYVEQGTFTIIGATTENPSFEVIAPLLSRCKVLVLQPLTAEEVVSILSRALEDTERGLGELGLAADPDALAFIAEQAGGDARVALNTLETASRLAREGTITLDLAREAVQKKPLLYDKGGEEHYNVISAFIKSLRGSDPDAALYWLARMLEAGEDPIFILRRMVIFASEDVGNADPRGLQMAVTALQGFQLVGLPEGRIILAQAVTYLATAPKSNASYLGIDEALAEVRKSGGLPVPMHIRNAPTRLMKELDYGKGYRYPHDYGGYVPQSYLPEQLSGRKFYDPAGHGYEKSIRERMAWLKGEKPEKE from the coding sequence ATGACGGATCTTTTCAGCGCGCAGAGCGCCCAGGCCGCTCCTCTGGCAGAGAGGATGCGCCCCCGTACCATCTCCGAATACCTTGGCCAGACCCACCTTTTGGGGGAGGGGCGCCTGCTGCGCCGCCTCATCGAGACGGACCGGCTCACCTCCCTCATCTTCTGGGGCCCCCCCGGCAGCGGGAAGACGACCCTCGCCCGCATCATCGCCAACGCCACCGAGTCGCACTTCATCTTCTTCTCCGCCATCATGTCCGGCATAAAGGAGATCCGTGAAGTCGTGAAGGAGGCGCAGGATACGCTGCGCTACCACGGGCGGCGCACCATCCTCTTCGTGGACGAGATCCACCGCTTCAACAAGAGCCAGCAGGACGCCTTTCTCCCCTACGTCGAGCAGGGGACCTTCACCATCATCGGCGCCACGACGGAAAACCCCTCCTTCGAGGTCATCGCCCCCCTCCTCTCACGCTGCAAGGTCCTCGTGCTGCAACCGCTCACGGCGGAGGAAGTGGTGTCGATCCTGTCGCGTGCGCTGGAAGACACGGAGCGCGGCCTGGGGGAACTCGGTCTCGCTGCGGACCCCGACGCGCTCGCCTTCATCGCGGAGCAGGCAGGGGGGGACGCGCGGGTAGCGCTGAACACGCTGGAGACCGCCTCGCGGCTGGCACGGGAAGGGACGATAACACTGGATCTGGCCCGGGAGGCGGTGCAGAAAAAACCCCTTCTGTATGACAAGGGGGGGGAGGAGCACTATAACGTCATCTCCGCCTTCATAAAGTCCTTGCGCGGCAGCGACCCGGACGCGGCGCTGTACTGGCTCGCCCGGATGCTGGAGGCGGGGGAGGATCCCATCTTCATCCTGCGACGCATGGTGATCTTTGCCTCCGAGGACGTGGGGAACGCCGACCCGCGTGGGCTGCAGATGGCGGTCACCGCGCTGCAGGGGTTCCAGCTGGTGGGGCTTCCGGAGGGAAGGATCATCCTCGCCCAGGCGGTGACTTATCTTGCCACGGCGCCCAAGTCGAACGCGTCGTACCTGGGGATAGACGAGGCGCTCGCCGAGGTGCGCAAGAGCGGCGGGCTCCCGGTCCCGATGCATATCCGGAACGCCCCGACCCGCCTCATGAAGGAGCTCGACTACGGCAAGGGGTATCGCTACCCCCACGACTACGGCGGGTACGTCCCCCAGAGCTATCTTCCGGAGCAGCTCTCCGGCAGGAAGTTCTACGACCCCGCCGGTCACGGCTACGAGAAGAGCATCAGGGAGCGGATGGCATGGCTTAAAGGGGAAAAGCCCGAGAAGGAATAG
- the pfkA gene encoding 6-phosphofructokinase: MKRIGIVTSGGDCSGMNAAIRSATRTALGMGVQVVGFRKGYLGVLKGDHLEMGSKEVAGILHRGGTFLQSARSDEFRTEAGREKAVRRIREIGVEGLVIIGGDGSLKGALALHRLGVPVIGIPASIDNDIPFTDMALGVDTALNNIIYAVDCIKDTASSHDRAFVIEVMGRNSGYLATMAAIATGAEYAIIPEVEVDLAELCNQLRHRYEEGRSNAIILMAEGAGKAENIAETIKDAIGFETRVTVLGHYQRGGAPSYFDRMIGSRLGNVAAKLLLAGERGKMVGLNCSEIVATPLESVVVSEKRQQDELFGLAAILGV, translated from the coding sequence ATGAAAAGAATAGGCATTGTGACCAGCGGCGGTGACTGTTCCGGTATGAACGCCGCCATCAGGAGCGCCACCCGCACCGCCCTCGGCATGGGGGTCCAGGTGGTCGGCTTCCGCAAGGGGTACCTCGGGGTTCTGAAGGGGGATCACCTGGAAATGGGATCGAAGGAGGTGGCGGGGATCCTGCACCGCGGCGGCACCTTCCTGCAGTCGGCCAGGAGCGATGAATTCCGCACGGAGGCCGGACGGGAAAAGGCGGTCCGGCGCATCCGTGAGATCGGAGTGGAAGGGCTCGTCATCATCGGCGGGGACGGGTCGCTCAAGGGCGCCCTCGCCCTGCACCGGCTGGGGGTGCCTGTGATCGGTATCCCGGCGAGCATTGACAACGACATCCCCTTCACAGACATGGCGCTCGGGGTGGACACGGCGCTCAACAACATAATCTACGCGGTCGACTGCATAAAGGACACGGCAAGCTCGCACGACCGCGCCTTCGTCATAGAGGTCATGGGGAGAAATTCCGGCTACCTCGCCACGATGGCGGCGATCGCCACCGGTGCGGAGTACGCCATCATCCCGGAGGTGGAGGTCGATCTGGCAGAGCTTTGCAACCAGCTGCGCCACCGCTACGAGGAGGGGCGCAGCAACGCCATCATCCTCATGGCGGAGGGGGCGGGCAAGGCGGAGAACATAGCGGAGACGATAAAGGACGCCATCGGCTTCGAGACGAGGGTCACCGTCCTCGGCCACTATCAGCGGGGGGGGGCACCGTCGTATTTCGACAGGATGATCGGCAGCCGCCTTGGAAACGTGGCCGCGAAGCTCCTCCTTGCGGGGGAGCGCGGCAAGATGGTGGGACTCAATTGCAGCGAGATAGTAGCTACCCCGCTGGAGAGCGTGGTGGTGAGCGAGAAGAGGCAGCAGGACGAGCTCTTCGGCCTTGCCGCGATACTCGGGGTGTAG
- a CDS encoding HAD family hydrolase, which yields MRDQIKAVIYDCDGVMFDSFEANFAFYSEILQQFGKPPLDRNDLETMTVLHTYCSRDVLDHLFRGDDARVPQALQYAASINYMKLLPLMRMEEGLRETLEALKGSVELAICTNRASSMEALLGIFGLDGYFSCVMTAARVTNPKPHPEPLFKVLEHYALEPAEALFVGDSDLDRRAADSAGVPFVAYRGAIPALARIDRHLDLLPLLGR from the coding sequence GTGCGGGACCAGATAAAGGCTGTGATTTACGATTGCGACGGGGTGATGTTCGACTCCTTCGAGGCCAACTTCGCCTTCTACAGTGAGATTCTGCAGCAGTTCGGAAAGCCGCCCCTCGACCGGAACGATCTGGAAACGATGACGGTGCTGCATACCTACTGCAGTCGCGACGTTCTCGACCACCTCTTCCGCGGCGATGACGCGCGCGTTCCCCAGGCGCTGCAGTACGCCGCGAGCATCAACTACATGAAGCTCCTCCCCCTCATGCGCATGGAGGAGGGGCTGCGCGAGACGCTGGAGGCGCTGAAGGGGAGTGTGGAGCTCGCCATCTGCACCAACCGGGCAAGCTCGATGGAGGCGCTTCTCGGGATCTTCGGGCTGGACGGGTACTTCAGCTGCGTCATGACCGCCGCGCGCGTCACCAACCCGAAGCCCCATCCGGAGCCCCTCTTCAAGGTGCTGGAGCATTACGCGCTGGAACCTGCCGAGGCGCTCTTTGTCGGCGACTCCGATCTTGATCGTCGCGCCGCCGACTCGGCCGGTGTCCCCTTTGTGGCGTACCGGGGGGCGATACCCGCGCTGGCGAGAATAGACCGGCATCTGGACCTCCTTCCACTGCTGGGAAGGTAG
- a CDS encoding HNH endonuclease: MDYFIIEVSEQEIKREREKARELRKTQWWKNRIARGSCHWCGGTFPAGELSMDHIVPVIRGGKSTRGNVVPCCKECNNKKKHMLPIEWEEYLKNNASG, encoded by the coding sequence GTGGATTACTTCATAATCGAGGTTTCAGAGCAGGAGATAAAGCGGGAGCGTGAGAAGGCCCGGGAGCTCAGGAAAACCCAGTGGTGGAAGAACCGGATTGCCAGGGGATCGTGTCACTGGTGCGGCGGGACCTTTCCCGCAGGGGAGCTCTCCATGGACCACATCGTCCCGGTCATCCGCGGCGGGAAGAGCACCCGTGGCAACGTGGTCCCCTGCTGCAAGGAATGCAACAACAAGAAGAAGCACATGCTTCCCATCGAGTGGGAAGAGTACCTGAAAAACAACGCTTCCGGCTGA
- the rnhA gene encoding ribonuclease HI, translating to MHVEIFCDGACSGNPGVGGYGSILRCGEKEKEISGGEELTTNNRMELTAAIKGLEALNRPCEVTITTDSQYLVKGMTEWLPGWVRRGWVNSKKEPVLNRDLWERLMELCNQHKVRWVWVRGHNGHDENERCDELARCAIDTVRRSAATKLRAR from the coding sequence ATGCACGTTGAAATATTCTGTGACGGTGCCTGCAGCGGTAACCCCGGAGTAGGGGGGTACGGCTCCATCCTGCGCTGTGGAGAGAAGGAAAAGGAGATCTCCGGCGGCGAGGAGTTGACCACCAACAACAGGATGGAACTGACCGCGGCCATAAAGGGGCTGGAGGCGCTGAACCGGCCGTGCGAAGTGACGATTACCACCGATTCGCAGTACCTTGTGAAGGGGATGACGGAATGGCTTCCCGGATGGGTGCGGCGGGGGTGGGTGAACAGCAAGAAGGAGCCGGTGCTGAACCGCGACCTCTGGGAGCGCCTGATGGAGCTTTGCAACCAGCACAAGGTGCGCTGGGTCTGGGTGCGCGGCCACAACGGGCACGACGAGAACGAACGCTGCGACGAGCTCGCCCGCTGCGCCATCGACACCGTGCGCAGAAGTGCCGCCACGAAGCTTCGCGCCCGGTGA
- a CDS encoding lysophospholipid acyltransferase family protein, translated as MKVSLLRRFWVTFSARVIGVYAARVNRFRVSGADNIPKSGGVLIASNHISAYDTVFLPWAVLRNHPMQMIWAPAKEELFRNRLMGAVYSSWGAFPVRRGRDIRAGNRIKELLVDHKVMLFPEGTRHKDGQLGKGNRGVGKIIYDSKPVVVPAAISGVNHWPFPAFGAQGSVAFGKPLNFDDLYLLPDCKETHQMIVDRVMGEIATLLGREISDAR; from the coding sequence TTGAAGGTTTCACTGCTGCGCCGTTTCTGGGTCACCTTCTCCGCCCGCGTAATCGGCGTCTATGCCGCAAGAGTAAACCGTTTCCGCGTCTCCGGGGCCGACAACATCCCGAAATCCGGCGGCGTCCTCATTGCCAGCAACCACATCTCCGCCTACGATACCGTTTTTCTCCCCTGGGCCGTGCTGCGCAACCACCCCATGCAGATGATCTGGGCTCCGGCGAAGGAAGAGCTCTTCCGAAACCGGCTCATGGGGGCCGTGTACTCCTCCTGGGGCGCCTTCCCTGTCCGCCGCGGCAGGGACATCCGCGCCGGGAACAGGATCAAGGAGCTCCTCGTCGACCACAAGGTCATGCTCTTTCCGGAGGGGACGAGGCACAAGGACGGGCAGCTCGGGAAGGGTAACCGCGGCGTCGGGAAGATCATCTATGACTCGAAGCCGGTTGTCGTTCCCGCCGCCATCAGCGGAGTGAACCACTGGCCCTTCCCCGCCTTCGGGGCACAGGGGAGCGTCGCCTTCGGAAAGCCGTTGAACTTCGACGACCTTTACCTCCTCCCCGACTGCAAGGAGACGCACCAGATGATCGTGGACCGCGTCATGGGAGAGATAGCAACACTGCTTGGCAGGGAGATTTCGGATGCACGTTGA
- the amrS gene encoding AmmeMemoRadiSam system radical SAM enzyme, with protein MKEAMFYEKLEESKVRCGLCRFRCLITSGQRGHCRVRENRDGTLYSLVYRRAVAEQVDPIQKKPLFHLLPGTTSYSVSTVGCNFRCLHCQNYGIAQPYPPDVEGSGHDLSPEEIVKRAVDAGCRSIAYTYTEPTIFYEYAYDTAVLAKEAGLKNVFVTNGYIEEEPLKRIAPYLDAANIDLKGFTERFYRETVQASLDEVLECIRHYKKLGIWIELTTLVIPGRNDDDEQLQGIARFIADELGPSTPWHVTRFSPRYKMSDLPPTPTESLRAAVSTGVYAGLHYVYQGNVPGEGGGNTYCPGCGALLIRRYGYLVEKNLLSTGCCPSCDSRIEGVWDGASES; from the coding sequence ATGAAAGAGGCCATGTTCTACGAGAAGCTGGAGGAGTCGAAGGTCCGCTGCGGTCTGTGCCGCTTCCGCTGCCTCATCACCTCAGGACAGCGCGGCCATTGCCGGGTGCGGGAAAACCGCGACGGCACGCTCTACTCCCTGGTCTACCGCCGCGCAGTGGCGGAGCAGGTGGACCCCATCCAAAAGAAGCCCCTCTTTCACCTCCTTCCCGGCACCACCAGTTATTCAGTCTCGACCGTCGGGTGCAACTTCCGCTGCCTGCACTGCCAGAATTACGGCATCGCCCAGCCATACCCCCCCGATGTGGAAGGCTCCGGACACGACCTCTCCCCTGAGGAGATAGTGAAGCGGGCGGTCGACGCCGGGTGCCGCTCCATCGCCTATACCTACACGGAGCCGACCATCTTCTATGAGTATGCCTACGACACCGCAGTCCTTGCCAAGGAGGCGGGGCTGAAGAACGTTTTCGTCACCAACGGCTACATCGAGGAAGAACCGCTGAAACGGATCGCTCCCTATCTCGATGCCGCCAACATCGACCTCAAGGGGTTCACCGAGCGCTTCTACCGCGAGACGGTGCAGGCCTCGCTCGACGAGGTGCTGGAGTGCATCAGGCACTACAAGAAGCTGGGGATCTGGATTGAGCTCACCACCCTGGTGATCCCGGGGCGCAACGACGACGATGAGCAGCTGCAGGGGATCGCCCGCTTCATCGCCGACGAGCTCGGCCCCTCCACGCCGTGGCACGTGACCCGCTTCTCGCCGCGCTACAAGATGAGCGACCTCCCTCCGACCCCTACCGAAAGTCTCCGCGCCGCCGTCAGTACCGGCGTCTATGCCGGGCTTCACTACGTGTACCAGGGAAACGTCCCGGGGGAGGGGGGGGGAAATACCTACTGTCCCGGCTGCGGCGCCCTCCTCATCAGGAGATACGGCTACCTCGTGGAGAAGAACCTCCTGTCCACCGGGTGCTGCCCGTCGTGCGACTCCCGCATCGAAGGTGTCTGGGACGGCGCCTCGGAGAGCTGA
- a CDS encoding tRNA-queuosine alpha-mannosyltransferase domain-containing protein, protein MHITLLEPYCTGSHAAWAREYAQHSRFEVELLTLPGRNWKWRMHGGALELASRFLASGRRPDLLLATDMLDLTTFLALTRSATAGCRCALYFHENQLTYPWSPGDSDPAEKRDLHYAFINYASALAADAVLFNSDYHRDSFLQALPPFLKAFPDCRDLSSVDAIARKSSVLHLGLDLAGLDALRPMQREDGVAPLILWNHRWEYDKDPDAFFAALFTLAEEGVPFRVAVVGESFGRSPGIFQEARRRLGERVVHWGYAESFADYAGWLWKADILPVTSRQEFFGASVVQALYCDCTPLLPRRLSYPEHVPAEAVPLCLYDEGESLVDRLRGLLLGAEEKTVLREHVMRYDWSILAPAYDLFFEKLARGGE, encoded by the coding sequence GTGCACATAACCCTGCTCGAGCCGTATTGCACCGGTTCTCACGCCGCCTGGGCCCGGGAGTACGCGCAGCACAGCCGCTTCGAGGTGGAGCTTCTCACCCTTCCCGGAAGGAACTGGAAGTGGCGCATGCACGGCGGCGCGCTGGAACTCGCCTCCCGCTTTCTCGCCAGCGGCAGGCGCCCCGACCTCCTGCTCGCCACCGACATGCTCGACCTCACCACCTTCCTGGCCCTCACCAGGAGTGCGACCGCCGGCTGCCGCTGTGCCCTCTACTTCCACGAAAACCAGCTCACCTATCCATGGTCCCCCGGCGACAGCGACCCCGCGGAAAAGAGGGACCTGCACTACGCATTCATCAACTACGCGAGCGCCCTTGCCGCCGATGCGGTCCTTTTCAACTCGGACTACCACAGGGACTCATTCCTGCAGGCACTTCCCCCCTTTCTGAAGGCCTTTCCGGACTGCAGGGACCTTTCATCGGTCGATGCCATCGCGCGGAAGAGTTCCGTACTCCATCTGGGACTCGACCTGGCGGGGCTGGACGCGCTGCGACCGATGCAGCGGGAGGATGGAGTGGCTCCGCTCATCCTCTGGAACCACCGCTGGGAGTACGACAAGGACCCTGACGCCTTCTTCGCAGCCCTCTTCACGCTCGCGGAGGAGGGGGTCCCCTTCCGGGTGGCGGTAGTCGGGGAGTCTTTCGGGAGATCCCCCGGGATCTTCCAGGAGGCCCGGCGCCGCCTTGGAGAGCGGGTGGTGCACTGGGGGTATGCGGAGAGTTTTGCCGACTATGCCGGGTGGTTGTGGAAGGCGGACATCCTCCCGGTGACCTCGCGGCAGGAATTCTTCGGTGCGAGCGTCGTGCAGGCCCTTTACTGCGACTGCACCCCTCTCCTGCCGCGCCGGCTCTCTTACCCCGAGCACGTTCCGGCGGAGGCGGTCCCGCTATGTCTCTACGACGAGGGGGAATCGCTGGTGGACCGCCTGAGGGGGCTCTTGCTCGGGGCGGAGGAAAAGACGGTCCTCAGAGAGCATGTGATGCGGTACGACTGGAGCATTCTCGCTCCCGCATATGACCTGTTCTTTGAAAAGCTCGCGCGCGGCGGGGAGTAA
- the rodA gene encoding rod shape-determining protein RodA encodes MFDRRLFTNFDWTLLVLVLVICGAGVVNIYSASHSYREIGTPFFVKQIYWISAGFGLCLTMCSLDYHMLEDFAYWLYGGVLGLLLLVLVAGKTSMGATRWIHLGFFSIQPSEPMKIVIIMTFARFFSRQQVFKGLGLKDLALPLAILGVPALLIMKQPDLGTAMLVSLIGGTMLLYVGVRWSALGSLVAAAVPLFWVGWHYYLHDYQKDRVYNFLNPDLDPQGSGYHIIQSKIAVGSGATFGKGYLHGTQSQLRFLPEQHTDFAFSVFAEEWGFVGCLVMLLLYLFLVLWGLGIAKRCNDRFGSLMAVGVSAMLFWHIVINMGMVIGLFPVVGVPLPFFSYGGTSMVTSMVGVGILLNISMRRFMF; translated from the coding sequence ATGTTTGATAGAAGGCTATTTACCAACTTTGACTGGACCCTCCTGGTCCTGGTGCTCGTGATCTGCGGTGCCGGCGTGGTGAACATCTACAGCGCCTCCCACTCCTACCGGGAGATCGGGACGCCGTTCTTCGTGAAGCAGATCTACTGGATCTCCGCCGGCTTCGGCCTGTGCCTTACCATGTGCAGTCTCGACTACCACATGCTCGAGGACTTTGCGTACTGGCTGTACGGAGGGGTCCTCGGCCTGCTGTTGCTGGTCCTTGTCGCGGGGAAGACTTCCATGGGGGCGACCCGCTGGATCCACCTCGGATTTTTCAGCATCCAGCCTTCCGAGCCGATGAAGATCGTCATCATCATGACCTTCGCCCGGTTCTTCAGCCGGCAGCAGGTCTTCAAGGGGCTGGGGCTCAAGGATCTGGCGCTCCCGCTGGCCATACTGGGAGTCCCCGCGCTCCTCATCATGAAGCAGCCCGACCTCGGGACCGCCATGCTCGTCTCCCTCATCGGGGGGACGATGCTTCTCTATGTGGGGGTGCGCTGGTCCGCGCTCGGCTCCCTCGTCGCCGCCGCCGTCCCCCTTTTCTGGGTCGGCTGGCACTACTACCTGCACGACTACCAGAAAGACCGGGTGTACAACTTCCTCAATCCGGACCTCGACCCGCAGGGGAGCGGCTACCACATCATCCAGAGCAAGATCGCCGTCGGCTCCGGCGCGACCTTCGGCAAGGGGTACCTGCACGGCACCCAGTCGCAGCTGCGCTTTCTGCCGGAGCAGCACACCGACTTCGCCTTCTCCGTCTTTGCCGAGGAGTGGGGGTTCGTCGGCTGCCTGGTCATGCTTCTCCTCTACCTCTTCCTCGTGCTGTGGGGGCTGGGGATAGCAAAGAGGTGCAATGACCGCTTCGGTTCCCTCATGGCAGTCGGCGTCTCCGCCATGCTCTTCTGGCACATCGTCATCAACATGGGGATGGTGATCGGTCTCTTCCCGGTCGTCGGCGTTCCGCTCCCCTTCTTCTCCTACGGCGGCACCTCCATGGTCACCTCCATGGTCGGCGTCGGGATACTCTTGAACATAAGCATGCGCCGCTTCATGTTCTGA